From the genome of Lineus longissimus chromosome 8, tnLinLong1.2, whole genome shotgun sequence, one region includes:
- the LOC135492881 gene encoding cytoskeleton-associated protein 5-like isoform X3 yields the protein MGDDSEWLKLPTDEKVQHKAWKARMAGYEEATKLFKRIDDEKSSEFSKYLGLIKKFVTDTNAIAQEKALEAVLAFLERAHVAGKTACEVCGCVVLKCLSASRAKTKERGLEILLMYIEIEKQEVVQDELMKGLDNKNPKIVAACIVALREAVKGFGPKVMTIKPIVKQFQRLLEDRDKTVREETKQLVIEIYKWIGAAIKPQLVNLKPVQISELEAEFDKLPAQKPLQTRFLRSQQDLRAKVEAQAEAQARGDEDEVDGGPAEEVDPYELMEAVNIVPLIPKDFYEKIEAKKWQERREALEAVEKLMQNPKIEPGDFGDLLRALKRVVAKDTNVMLVALGAKCMTGLASGIRKKFQPYAGQCMQTILEKFKERNKNVLAALRDAADAIYPSTNLEALSEDILANLDNKNPNMKTEAASFLARCFTKATPATLPKKLLKLFIAPLLKTINDTAPEVREASFIALGTAMKVVGEKPLGPFIADIDAIKMAKIKDCCDKAELANMKGKASKPAAEAAPAKPAAAPAKKKLPNQPKVSSEDDGPAPSSNNAPSAGSSNSSKPAASKSGALVKRPATAGAKKGKKSAAGKSASTEEVAENIQGDDVVEDKVGAILPAETIAGLGNSNWKERLAAMEKMAEVVKVMEKKEIPCQALVRTIAKKPGLKDNNFQVLKLRFEMLTFLAVNANFSKTSASFVLNDLIDKIGDLKNGPAAKDALTGIAESTQLSYVCLEIMEYGFTQKNPKNQAETLNWLAQAILDFGMKLQMKPLIANVKKAFLATNPAVRTAALNLLQNMYLFMGPQLRVFFDDEKPALLTMIDAEFAKVEGQKPPAPTRGVKPSDTVDGEEEEEDEDAGGDGPNVADLVPRNDISDQIKQDLLDKLGDKNWKIRKEGLDEVITILNDAKFITANLGPLPEALTKRLADSNKILVNTTLGIIQTLAVSMGPHLKQHIKTVIPAVIGCLGDSKANIRASALKTMNDWLEQSNLTLFVEGEILSDALKIENPNLRTELLGWLAEKLPNAKKLPADLKDCVPLIFACLEDRNGDVRKKAQEALMPFMIHTGWEHMGRAAGKLKPASKDQVMGYLEKAKAALPAKPVAVRPKTAPAKVSAPAAAASKPVYDDDDDEPEPAAPAKTKAAAPANNKPASKKAVAGKAKAAASAPSSKKKDEDDEFGPPLIANAKGKDQRFKDEKNLKVLKWNFTVPRAEFLDQLKSQMEGNFSRGLMDLIFHKDFKNHTKGIEVMMKFCQDATSQDATITNLDLILKWMTLRFFDTNPSVLLRGLVYLETVFTMLAEEDYHVTDLEANSFIPYLVNKVGDPKDAVRGPIRRIFKQICKVFPASKMFNFIIDGLKSKNSKQRTECLEELGSLVETYGINVCQPSPAAALKIIATQIGERDNNIRSAALNTIVVAYNILGDNVYKYIGKLNDKDQGMLEERIKRAAKMRPATAPEPVQVVKQEPAKQQAKGQVAQRPSRPQDKEEVQGNNRQVRSNSQARATKQYFQLDFDDHEQSVMVEPKLQTIDMEEFSEPVKVPESARNRPPSPSMKYLSLSSNDACSLVNLVMSQIASNDMNICMQGLIQIDEVLKDEDKREVMSSHIDQFLVSTSMQLRLAHNKHMGEMNTSKDEVIKMYRCLMSALISLFQQPELAKEASRDSLKDLVYHLITVMLDSRLNELEDGPQVVRSVNVIVVKIVEKSDPSKVMSALIKLLHECVASERCSTKFMELVMKCLWRVVRLLPNIINDLNVDLIILDLHLFLKAFPKTFWKERSSDTPFRTIKTVLHSLAKLKGDRVLKHMTLIDKPSESEMESYLLKVLKSVGNNVNSVNNKNEQMNGETPRKELPKSNSKQRLSKNTHDMLAEIFKKIGSKENTREGLNDLYDFKQKYPEADLEPFLKKSSTFFQNYIERGLKNIEIEREPKSSPRASEPPLSESSSSNSVASDAKPGSADGVINPAMYMERLKVLRARCGLANTGPQLDIGQQEPVEDPPREEPNGAAKPNLNVDEFRKRLERVKNASKT from the exons ATGGGTGACGATTCAGAATGGCTGAAGTTACCCACGGATGAGAAGGTCCAGCACAAG GCATGGAAGGCTCGTATGGCCGGATATGAAGAAGCAACAAAGTTATTCAAGCGAATTGATGATGAAAAGAGCTCAGAGTTCTCAAAATATCTGGGACTGATCAAGAAATTTGTGACGGACACAAATGCAATAGCCCAGGAGAAAGCTTTAGAAGCTGTTTTGGCTTTTCTGGAGAGAGCACACGTAGCCGGAAA AACTGCTTGTGAAGTGTGCGGCTGTGTGGTGTTGAAATGTCTGAGTGCGTCGCGAGCGAAGACAAAGGAGAGGGGGTTGGAGATTCTGTTGATGTACATCGAGATCGAGAAGCAAGAAGTTGTCCAG GATGAGTTGATGAAGGGTCTTGACAACAAAAATCCCAAAATCGTAGCGGCATGTATCGTAGCCCTGAGAGAGGCCGTGAAGGGTTTCGGGCCCAAGGTCATGACGATCAAACCGATCGTCAAACAGTTCCAGCGACTTCTTGAGGATCGTGACAAGACTGTCCGTGAAGAGACGAAGCAGTTAGTGATTGAGATTTACAAATGGATTGGGGCCGCCATCAAGCCACAGCTGGTGAACTTGAAGCCGGTTCAG ATTTCTGAATTAGAGGCCGAGTTCGACAAACTACCCGCTCAGAAGCCCTTACAAACCCGGTTCTTGCGATCTCAGCAGGACCTTCGAGCGAAGGTTGAGGCGCAGGCAGAGGCACAAGCACGTGGCGACGAGGATGAAGTTGACGGAGGCCCGGCAGAGGAGGTCGATCCTTATGAGTTGATGGAGGCGGTCAATATTGTGCCATTGATTCCAAAGGATTTCTACGAGAAAATT GAGGCAAAGAAATGGCAAGAGAGGCGAGAGGCTTTGGAGGCGGTCGAGAAACTCATGCAGAACCCAAAAATAGAACCGGGTGATTTTGGTGACTTGCTGCGGGCGCTGAAGAGAGTCGTTGCCAAGGATACCAATGTCATGCTGGTAGCACTTGGTGCTAAATGCATGACGGGGCTTGCTAGCGGAATCCGGAAAAAGTTCCAGCCTTACGCTGGCCAG TGCATGCAGACGATCCTGGAGAAGTTCAAGGAGAGGAACAAGAATGTCCTGGCAGCTTTAAGGGATGCTGCTGATGCCATTTACCCATCG ACAAACCTGGAAGCATTATCCGAAGATATCTTGGCCAACTTGGATAACAAGAATCCCAACATGAAGACAGAGGCAGCCTCGTTCCTGGCAAGATGTTTCACCAAAGCCACCCCTGCCACTTTACCAAAGAAGTTACTGAAGCTGTTTATTGCTCCACTTTTAAAG ACCATAAATGACACTGCACCAGAAGTCCGAGAAGCATCCTTCATTGCGCTGGGTACAGCTATGAAAGTGGTCGGTGAGAAGCCATTGGGCCCGTTTATTGCCGACATAGATGCAATCAAAATGGCAAAG atCAAAGATTGCTGTGATAAAGCTGAACTAGCAAACATGAAAGGAAAAGCATCCAAGCCAGCGGCAGAGGCGGCCCCAGCCAAGCCTGCAGCTGCTCCTGCTAAGAAAAAG CTTCCCAACCAACCAAAAGTGTCGTCTGAGGACGATGGG CCCGCCCCTAGCAGTAATAATGCCCCCAGCGCTGGTAGTAGTAACAGTAGCAAACCTGCAGCAAGTAAATCTGGAGCA CTGGTGAAGCGACCTGCTACAGCCGGTGCAaagaagggaaagaaatctgCTGCCGGCAAGAGTGCTTCAACGGAGGAGGTCGCTGAGAATATTCAAGGA gatgatgttgtaGAAGACAAAGTAGGTGCCATTCTTCCAGCAGAGACGATCGCTGGGTTAGGAAATTCCAACTGGAAGGAGAGGTTAGCCGCAATGGAAAAGATGGCTGAG GTTGTGAAAGTCatggaaaagaaagaaattccATGCCAGGCGTTAGTCAGAACCATTGCAAAGAAACCCGGCCTAAAAGACAATAACTTTCAAGTTTTAAAGCTGAGATTCGAAATGCTCACCTTCTTGGCCGTGAACGCAAACTTCTCAAAGACATCTGCATCCTTCGTACTGAATGACCTCATCGACAAGATTGGCGATCTCAAGAATGGTCCGGCTGCAAAAGATGCATTGACAGGAATTGCTGAATCAACACAGCTTTCTTATGTCTGTTTAGAG ATCATGGAATATGGATTTACGCAGAAGAACCCCAAGAATCAAGCAGAGACCTTAAACTGGCTCGCACAAGCAATTCTCGACTTCGGAATGAAACTTCAAATGAAGCCCTTGATTGCCAATGTAAAGAAGGCATTTTTGGCAACAAACCCG GCGGTGCGAACAGCAGCCCTCAACTTACTACAGAACATGTACCTATTCATGGGACCGCAGTTACGAGTGTTCTTCGACGATGAGAAACCCGCCCTGTTGACAATGATCGATGCGGAGTTTGCCAAAGTCGAGGGCCAGAAACCACCGGCACCGACACGTGGTGTTAAGCCATCTGATACCGTCGACggtgaggaggaagaagaagatgagGATGCTGGTGGAGATGGTCCCAATGTCGCAGATTTAGTCCCTAGGAATGATATCAG TGACCAAATCAAGCAAGATCTGCTGGACAAACTCGGTGACAAAAATTGGAAGATACGAAAAGAAGGTTTGGACGAAGTGATCACGATATTGAACGATGCAAAATTTATCACAGCTAATCTTGGACCCCTACCTGAGGCTTTGACTAAGAGGCTTGCAGACTCTAACAAAATTCTG GTGAATACAACCTTGGGTATAATTCAGACGTTGGCAGTCTCAATGGGACCTCACCTCAAACAGCACATCAAAACTGTCATCCCGGCCGTTATAGGTTGCCTAGGCGACAGTAAGGCAAACATCCGCGCAAGCGCCCTCAAGACGATGAACGATTGGTTGGAACAATCAAACCTGACGTTATTCGTTGAGGGGGAGATTTTGAGCGATGCATTAAAAATCGAGAACCCAAATCTCCGTACTGAG TTGCTTGGTTGGTTAGCAGAGAAGTTGCCCAATGCCAAGAAGCTCCCCGCAGATCTTAAGGACTGCGTACCGCTCATCTTCGCCTGCCTCGAAGACAGAAATGGCGATGTGAGAAAGAAGGCGCAGGAAGCTCTAATGCCGTTTATGATTCACACAGGCTGGGAACATATGGGTAGAGCAGCAGGAAAGTTAAAG CCTGCATCTAAGGACCAAGTGATGGGCTATCTGGAGAAGGCAAAAGCTGCTCTCCCAGCCAAGCCTGTTGCAGTGCGGCCAAAGACTGCCCCTGCCAAGGTCTCCGCTCCTGCTGCTGCCGCTAGCAAACCTGtctatgatgatgacgatgatgaaccAGAACCCGCTGCACCGGCAAAGACCAAGGCGGCAGCCCCTGCGAATAACAAACCCGCGTCAAAGAAGGCTGTAGCGGGAAAAGCCAAG GCTGCTGCGTCTGCCCCAAGCAGTAAGaaaaaagatgaagatgacgaatTCGGACCACCTCTGATAGCGAACGCCAAGGGAAAGGATCAACGCTTCAAAGATGAGAAAAATTTGAAGGTCTTAAAGTGGAACTTCACTGTCCCACGCGCTGAATTCCTTGACCAGTTGAAAAGCCAGATGGAGGGCAACTTCAGTCGGGGTCTCATGGACCTTATCTTTCACAAGGATTTCAAGAACCATACAAAGGGGATTGAGGTCATGATGAAG TTCTGTCAAGATGCGACGTCCCAGGACGCAACCATCACCAACTTGGATCTGATCCTCAAGTGGATGACATTACGGTTCTTCGACACTAACCCGAGTGTCCTGCTGAGGGGCCTCGTCTACCTGGAAACCGTGTTCACGATGTTGGCAGAGGAAGACTACCATGTCACTGACCTTGAAGCAAACTCCTTCATTCCATATCTGGTCAACAAG GTTGGAGATCCAAAAGATGCGGTCCGTGGTCCAATTCGGCGTATCTTCAAACAGATCTGTAAAGTTTTCCCAGCCAGCAAGATGTTCAACTTTATCATTGATGGACTCAAGTCAAAGAATTCCAAGCAAAGAACAG AATGTCTGGAGGAGCTAGGCAGTCTCGTCGAGACGTACGGGATCAACGTTTGTCAGCCATCGCCGGCAGCCGCTTTAAAAATCATCGCCACTCAGATCGGGGAGCGTGACAACAACATTCGATCAGCTGCACTTAATACCATTGTCGTGGCATATAATATACTTGGTGATAATGTctataaatatattggaaag TTAAATGATAAAGACCAAGGCATGCTTGAGGAGAGGATCAAGAGGGCAGCCAAGATGAGACCAGCGACGGCCCCCGAACCTGTCCAAGTTGTCAAACAGGAACCGGCAAAGCAACAAGCCAAGGGCCAGGTTGCGCAGCGACCGTCGAGACCACAAGATAAGGAGGAGGTGCAGGGCAACAACAGGCAGGT TCGCAGCAATTCTCAAGCCCGAGCCACCAAACAGTACTTCCAGTTAGACTTTGACGACCATGAGCAATCTGTGATGGTGGAGCCAAAGTTGCAAACAATTGACATGGAGGAGTTCAGCGAGCCCGTCAAGGTGCCCGAATCTGCAAGGAATCGGCCGCCATCCCCGTCGATGAAATATTTGTCGTTATCGTCGAATGACGCCTGTTCATTGGTGAATCTCGTCATGTCGCAGATCGCCAGTAATGATATGAACATATGTATGCAAGGGTTAATACAG ATCGATGAAGTTCTCAAAGATGAAGACAAACGTGAAGTAATGTCCAGCCATATTGACCAGTTTCTCGTCTCCACGTCCATGCAACTCCGCCTTGCCCATAATAAACACATGGGCGAGATGAATACATCGAAGGATGAAGTGATCAAGATGTACAGATGTCTCATGAGTGCACTCATATCA TTATTCCAACAGCCAGAGCTTGCCAAGGAGGCATCTCGTGACAGCCTGAAGGATCTCGTCTACCATCTCATCacggtcatgttagattcacgGCTGAATGAGCTCGAGGATGGACCGCAGGTTGTACGATCTGTCAATGTGATAGTGGTGAAAATAGTAGAGAAATCTGACCCATCCAAAGTTATGAG CGCTCTGATCAAACTTTTACACGAGTGCGTGGCCAGCGAAAGATGTTCGACAAAATTCATGGAACTTGTTATGAAGTGTTTGTGGCGCGTTGTGCGTCTGCTGCCGAACATTATAAACGATCTAAACGTCGATCTGATCATCTTGGATCTCCATCTCTTCCTCAAAGCATTCCCGAAGACATTCTGGAAGGAACGATCAAGCGACACACCGTTCAGAACAATAAAAACTGTGCTGCATTCTTTAGCAAAATTAAAGGGGGACCGG GTGCTAAAGCACATGACTTTAATTGACAAACCATCAGAGTCGGAGATGGAATCTTACCTACTCAAAGTGCTCAAGAGCGTAGGCAACAATGTCAACTCGGTCAACAACAAGAATGAACAAATGAACGGTGAGACACCACGCAAGGAGTTGCCGAAGTCGAACTCAAAACAGCGGCTATCGAAGAACACCCATGACATGTTGGCAGAGATTTTCAAGAAGATTGGTTCGAAGGAAAACACGAGGGAG GGTTTGAATGATTTGTACGACTTCAAGCAGAAATACCCGGAGGCAGATCTGGAACCGTTCTTGAAGAAATCATCGACATTCTTTCAAAACTACATCGAGCGGGGGCTGAAGAATATTGAAATAGAACGAGAACCAAAATCTAGTCCTAGAGCATCTGAACCACCGT TGAGTGAAAGTAGCAGTTCGAACTCTGTAGCAAGCGATGCAAAGCCCGGTTCGGCTGATGGTGTCATTAACCCAGCGATGTACATGGAGAGATTGAAGGTGCTGCGAGCGAGATGTGGATTAGCTAACACTGGG CCACAGTTAGACATTGGACAACAGGAACCAGTAGAGGACCCACCAAGAGAGGAGCCAAATGGGGCGGCCAAACCAAACCTTAATGTGGACGAGTTCAGGAAGCGAttagaaagggttaaaaatgCATCCAAAACATAA